A segment of the Candidatus Bathyarchaeia archaeon genome:
CTCTACAAAGGCCTGCCTCGCGGCGAGCTCTATGGCGAAGTTCCCGCAACCGGGGCACCAGGTATTCTTGGCATAGGTCTTGAGATCCGATGCCCTCATCCCAACAACCCCCTGATCTTTCTCTCGAGCTCGTCGGCGGCGAAGGGCCTCCCATCGTACTTGAGGACGACCTCATCGACTTGAATCCCATGGCATCGGAGCCATCCGCAGAACTGCCCCATCGAGTTCCCCTCGATCCCCACGACCCTCTCGGCACCCTCCAAGCGCCCCTCGAGCTCCCGCTTGGGGAGGGGCATTAGGCAAAGGGGCTGGATGGCCCTTGCCCCGATCCTCTTGGCGACCTCCACAGCGGCCCCCTTGGTCGATCCCCAGAAAAGGAAGGCTATCTTGCCATCGGGATCGCCTTCAACGCTCACCATTCCCTTTCCGTTAACGTATTCCTCAAGCGCCCTCGCCTTCCTGAGCCGCTTCTCTTGGGCCTTGGCGATCAGGCCGGCGTCTTCCGTCGTAATCCCGAACTCGTCGTGCTCGTAGCTATTCGCCTTGACCACGGCGCCCTCTCCCGGGAAGGCTAGGGGCGATATGCCATCCTCCGTTTGGGCATATCTCCCATACTCGCCCATCCCATCCCATAGCTTCGGGGGCTCCGCTGCCGCCGCGCGGGATGCTTCCAAATCGAAGGAGAAGGTGCTCTCGCTAAGGTGCTTATCGCTCAGGATTATCACGGGGATCTGGAACCTCCAAGCGAGGTTCATCGCCTCAACCGCCAGATTGAAGGCCTCATCGGCGTCCCCGGGAGCGAGGACGGCGCGGGGGAACTCCCCATGGCCCGCGAACATCGCGAAGAATAGGTTCCCCTGCTTCGTATAGGTCGGGGCCCCGGTCGCCGGATCCAGCCTCTGGCCCAGCACTATGACTGTCGGGATCTCGGCCTGCCCAGCTAGGCTGATGTGCTCCACCATCAACGAGAAGCCGCCGCCGGACGTCCCAACGGCGGATCTGACCCCGGCGTAGGCGGCCCCCTGCGCGATCCCTATGACCGCTATCTCCGACTCCGGGTGGATCGCTATCGCTCCCAATTCATCCTCATGGGCCGCTATGTAATGGAGGAGGCTCGAGGTAGGCGTCATGGGATAGGCAACATATAGCTTCATGCCTCCCCTCGCGAGCCCCAGCGCCAATGCCTCGTTGCCCGTGAGGAGGGGCCTCGGCCCGCCGGGTACGCGCTCTACCCTGCGGCTCTTGGCGACCCAATGGTTCCCGCTCGCGATCCCATATCCCTCCCTCGCGGCCTCTAGGTTCTCCTCAACCCTCTTGACCATGGTGGCCTTTATGACGTCCTCGATGACCTCCAAGCTGATCCCAAGCGCGGCGGCGAGCGCCCCGAGCGCGATAGCATTCCTCAGGATCGCTGGGAGCCCCCGCCGCTTTACAATACCGCTCATTGGTATCCCCAAGCCCTCGGCCTTCGCCATATCGGAATCGAATATGACCATCGAACCCTCCCTAAGCCTCCAAGAGTGCCTATCCAATGCCTCTTGGTTCAATGCCACTAGGACGTCTATCCCGTCCCTGTGGGAGGAGATCCTCTCGCTCGATGCCCTGACTATGGCGAAGTTGTGCCCTCCCCTTATCAAGGAGGGATAATCCTCATAGACGAAGATCCAATAGCCGAGCCTATTGAAGACCCTCGCGATCGCGTTCCCGGCCTGCTTTATCCCATCGCCCGCTTGGCCGCCGATCAGGATCGAAAATTCTCCCATATTAATAATGGCGTTATAGAAAAATATAAGCGTTTCTGAATTTCGGGAGGTCGAGCCCAACCCTCAAATGGTTGGTTCCCGAATATACTCCATTGGCTTGGCGGCGCTTGATCAAAGCCAGATGAAGGGCCTCCTGCTCTTGGCGCCCCTCCCGACTATTGGGATTTCTTCGCCGCATTTCGGGCATTCATTGCCCGGGGCTATTTTATACTCAACGACGTCGAAGACGAAGCGCTTTATCAAAAGCTCCCCGCAACTATGGCAATAGGTATTCTCCAGCTCATGTCCCGGCACGTTCCCTATGTAAACGTAGTTCAGCCCCTCCTCCCTCCCGATCTTATGGGCCCTCTCCAATGTTTCGACGGGCGTCCTCCCGCCGTAAAGCCCGATCTCGAGGGCCCTATAGGCCGGATAATACTGGGTGAGGTGCCATGGGGTATTTTCCCCGAGATCCCTTCGGATCCTTTTGGCGATGCCCCTCAGGCATTCCTCGTCATCGTTCACGCCCGGGATAACCAGGGTGGTTATCTCTATGTGGATGCCCAGCCTCTTTGCCTCAACGCAATTCCTCCAAACCCTTTCGACGTCCGCCCCGCAATATTTCCCAACGGCCTCCCCATCCCCCTTTATATCGACGTTCATCGCATCCAGCCCATGCTCCCTCAATAGCCCAAGGGCCTCGAGGCTCATATAGCCGTTCGTGACATAGGTATTATAGTAGCCCTCCTTCTTGGCGAGGTCGAAGACGTCCAAGGAATATTCGAAGAGCAGGGTGGGCTCGTTGAAGGAGATGCTCGTCCCTTGGCACCTTTCCTCCCCGACGGCCCTTATGAATGCCCGCGGGGAGAGGTAGTTGCCCCTCCCCACGTCCGGGGGAACCTTGCTGATGTCGTAGTTCTGGCACCAAGGGCAGGTGAAGTTGCAGGACCAGCTTCCGATCGTGAGGGCGTAGCTTCCCGGCCAGAAATGGAAGAAGGGCTTCTTCTCGATTGGGTTCGCGCTGATGGAGGAGATGTCGCCATACTCCAATGTATAGAGCCTCCCGCCAATGTTTTTCCTTGTTTTACAGAAGCCGAGCTGATCCGGCTCGATTTCACAAAACCTTTCGCACGTGCGGCATCGGACCTTCCCATTGAGTTTTTCGTATAGCAAAGCCTCCCTGACGCATGGGTTTAGGAGCGCCTCGCTCATGGCGTGATCACTACCGCTCGGGGATTGATAAACATAGACGCCATGAGCGTGTCTTCATCTCGCTATGCGCCATCGAGGCGGTGGCAGCCTTTTAGAATCGATCGGCCAAATCGATCCTAAAGGCCCTCATAATGGGATCGCCCAAATCAACGCAATCGATAACGTAATCTATTTAAAAATCAAGACAGAAATAGGTAAAGCGGCTTGACCGATAAGCGAAAACTAGCTAAGACCGCCTTGCTCACAACGATGGCGATGGCGCTGGCGCTGTTGTTTTGTACGCCAA
Coding sequences within it:
- a CDS encoding 2-oxoacid:acceptor oxidoreductase subunit alpha, encoding MGEFSILIGGQAGDGIKQAGNAIARVFNRLGYWIFVYEDYPSLIRGGHNFAIVRASSERISSHRDGIDVLVALNQEALDRHSWRLREGSMVIFDSDMAKAEGLGIPMSGIVKRRGLPAILRNAIALGALAAALGISLEVIEDVIKATMVKRVEENLEAAREGYGIASGNHWVAKSRRVERVPGGPRPLLTGNEALALGLARGGMKLYVAYPMTPTSSLLHYIAAHEDELGAIAIHPESEIAVIGIAQGAAYAGVRSAVGTSGGGFSLMVEHISLAGQAEIPTVIVLGQRLDPATGAPTYTKQGNLFFAMFAGHGEFPRAVLAPGDADEAFNLAVEAMNLAWRFQIPVIILSDKHLSESTFSFDLEASRAAAAEPPKLWDGMGEYGRYAQTEDGISPLAFPGEGAVVKANSYEHDEFGITTEDAGLIAKAQEKRLRKARALEEYVNGKGMVSVEGDPDGKIAFLFWGSTKGAAVEVAKRIGARAIQPLCLMPLPKRELEGRLEGAERVVGIEGNSMGQFCGWLRCHGIQVDEVVLKYDGRPFAADELERKIRGLLG
- the amrS gene encoding AmmeMemoRadiSam system radical SAM enzyme, yielding MSEALLNPCVREALLYEKLNGKVRCRTCERFCEIEPDQLGFCKTRKNIGGRLYTLEYGDISSISANPIEKKPFFHFWPGSYALTIGSWSCNFTCPWCQNYDISKVPPDVGRGNYLSPRAFIRAVGEERCQGTSISFNEPTLLFEYSLDVFDLAKKEGYYNTYVTNGYMSLEALGLLREHGLDAMNVDIKGDGEAVGKYCGADVERVWRNCVEAKRLGIHIEITTLVIPGVNDDEECLRGIAKRIRRDLGENTPWHLTQYYPAYRALEIGLYGGRTPVETLERAHKIGREEGLNYVYIGNVPGHELENTYCHSCGELLIKRFVFDVVEYKIAPGNECPKCGEEIPIVGRGAKSRRPFIWL